The DNA region CATGATAGTATATATTGTATgttcacttttaatatttcgaGGTGAATACTTAATACAATATAATTAGGACTATACACGTAGTAAGTAATTTGATTAGGTTTAATATAGTTGCATGTGATTACCATTTGCATCTATAAATGAACGCTCCAAAGTGAGACTGAGCTTTATTATTTGCGCTAACAACAACTAACGTGCAAGTTCCAAGGCGGAGAAAACAATAATGGCCACCAACGAGGAGGTTTGCAATTCTTTTCTCAATTTCTCTGTTTTGTTTGCAGAGATCTCTCATAGAATAAATTTGTGAATGattaatgttgttttgtttgtgCAGAGGGATATGGAGAACAAGAAGAGTGAGGAGGAAGAACTGAAGCATCTCGGGTTTGTGAAGATTGCGGCAATGAAAGCCTTAGTGTGTGTGTCGAATCTCTACGGCTTCGCAAAGCAAAACTCGGGACTTTTGAGATCTGCTGTTGGAACCGTGGAAGACACTGTAACCACCGTTCTGGGTCCCGTCTACCACAAATTCAACGCTGTTCCCAACCACATCCTCCTTTTTGTCGACAACAaggtttctttctctctttctttcatcaaaatctatattttttgCTTTTGCTGTTTTACCCCTTCAACCAAATCAGTTAAAGCTTGCAATTTGTTTGTCCTCTGTTTGTAATTACTCTAAGGATGAATTTTGTTTCTCACGATATTAACTTGTCTTTGTATTCTGATGCAAGATCTATTAGTTTCGTTACCCCCACAAAGTTGAATTGCTGAAAATTGCCGTGAAAATCGTGGCAAATAACACCCTTCTGAGTAGGATCCTGTTATCTGTGCGTTTATCCACAgctgaattttttgtttttcattcttatcCCAGAACTTGATACTACCATAAAGTTTGATTGTTATGTATAGTTCTATCCCTTAAATTGTCTTGTTTGATTGCTATCGTTTTCTATATGTACTTatagcataaaaaatattaaaaaaacatgtacTAACATGAATTGAATTTGTGTAAATTTTGTATGTCCTTGCATCGACATGCTTGAAATTCCGTTGTTGATGTTTTGAATGAATTGGGAAATTGCTAGTATTTTGCTAAGCAATTAATTTTGGGAATATGATTGCGGCAGGTGGATGAAGCTGCTCACAAATTCGATGAGCATGCACCTTCTTTGGCCAAGCAGGTTGCAAGCCAAGTCACTTGTTTGGTTCAGGAAGTGACACACAAAGCTGAGAAAGTAGTGAGTGAAGCTCAATCTGGAGGGGCACGAGCAGCAGCAAATTATGTAGCCACTGAGTCCAAGCAAATTGTGCTCTTTGGTTCAGTGAAATTGTGGACTGGTCTCAACCACTATCCACCATTCCATGCAGTGGCTGAGATGGCAGTTCCCACAGCTGCACACTGGTCAGAAAAATACAACAATGTGGTCAAGGGAACAAGTGAGAAGGGTTATGCCGTGTTTGACTATTTGCCTCTGATTCCAATTGATGACATTGCTAAGGCGTTTAAACACGGAGAAGGCAATGTGAATGAAGATGAAGCATGTTCCGTGGGAGACTGTTCTTAGAGCACTACTAATAGGGTAGCTATTTTCTTCATAAAATCTGCTTCTGGTTAGGATTTGTTTTGTGTTTGAGGGCAATGTGGGTGAGAATGGAAGTGTAAGAAATGG from Glycine soja cultivar W05 chromosome 8, ASM419377v2, whole genome shotgun sequence includes:
- the LOC114421616 gene encoding REF/SRPP-like protein At1g67360, whose protein sequence is MATNEERDMENKKSEEEELKHLGFVKIAAMKALVCVSNLYGFAKQNSGLLRSAVGTVEDTVTTVLGPVYHKFNAVPNHILLFVDNKVDEAAHKFDEHAPSLAKQVASQVTCLVQEVTHKAEKVVSEAQSGGARAAANYVATESKQIVLFGSVKLWTGLNHYPPFHAVAEMAVPTAAHWSEKYNNVVKGTSEKGYAVFDYLPLIPIDDIAKAFKHGEGNVNEDEACSVGDCS